In Candidatus Vicinibacter proximus, the following are encoded in one genomic region:
- a CDS encoding prolipoprotein diacylglyceryl transferase → MYPDLSYILHALFGTDPDNVFSIVKTFGLLLGIAIVCSGWMLYYELIRKEANGQIKGRLEKVVVYQPIEWKEIFIQSLINFILGYKLGFAILDFKTFQADPAAAVFSQQGNLYFGLGFGLLTMAYWYYKMTQQTDKEARTAEVFVRPVSRLYDITGLAALSGIVGSKLFSVLENFGDFVRDPIGSFFSGSGLTIYGGLILAFIVVYRYLSAKELRPIHMIDAIAPTLMIGYAVGRMGCHLSGDGDWGIINEMAKPSWFIFPDNWWAYSYPHNVLNEGIQLENCSWIHCKQLIPKVFPTPLYESILAFMIAGILWFLRKKIPYGGVLFFIYCLLNGIERFFIETIRVNPRYDVMGFHPSLSQFIALLLILTGIVGITYFWKKKII, encoded by the coding sequence ATGTATCCGGATTTATCATATATTTTACATGCCCTCTTTGGGACTGATCCAGACAATGTATTTTCCATTGTAAAGACTTTTGGACTTTTATTGGGCATTGCAATTGTATGCAGTGGGTGGATGCTTTACTACGAGTTGATCCGAAAAGAAGCCAATGGGCAAATAAAAGGTCGCTTAGAAAAAGTGGTAGTTTATCAACCAATAGAATGGAAGGAGATTTTTATTCAAAGTTTGATCAATTTTATTTTAGGCTATAAACTTGGTTTTGCCATTTTAGATTTTAAGACCTTTCAGGCAGATCCTGCCGCAGCAGTATTCTCCCAACAGGGAAATCTATATTTTGGACTTGGTTTCGGTTTGTTGACCATGGCTTATTGGTATTATAAAATGACCCAGCAGACGGATAAAGAAGCTCGTACTGCAGAAGTATTCGTGAGACCTGTGTCGAGACTATATGACATTACCGGGCTCGCGGCTTTGTCAGGGATAGTGGGCTCAAAACTATTTTCCGTTTTAGAAAACTTTGGTGATTTTGTAAGAGATCCGATTGGAAGTTTTTTTTCCGGTAGCGGCTTAACGATATACGGTGGATTAATCCTTGCATTTATCGTGGTCTATCGTTATCTATCCGCAAAAGAATTGCGTCCTATCCACATGATTGATGCCATTGCACCCACCCTTATGATTGGTTATGCTGTTGGAAGAATGGGCTGTCATTTATCTGGTGATGGAGATTGGGGCATAATCAACGAAATGGCAAAACCTTCATGGTTTATTTTTCCGGACAACTGGTGGGCGTACAGTTATCCGCACAATGTGCTGAACGAAGGAATTCAATTAGAGAATTGTAGTTGGATACACTGCAAGCAGCTCATACCAAAAGTATTTCCAACCCCATTATATGAATCCATACTTGCATTTATGATTGCAGGGATACTTTGGTTCTTGCGCAAGAAAATACCATACGGAGGTGTTCTGTTTTTTATTTATTGTTTATTGAATGGAATAGAGCGGTTTTTTATTGAAACCATTCGTGTGAATCCGCGGTACGATGTGATGGGATTTCATCCATCGCTTTCTCAATTTATTGCCTTGTTATTGATTTTGACAGGGATTGTTGGAATTACTTATTTTTGGAAGAAAAAAATAATCTGA
- a CDS encoding outer membrane beta-barrel protein yields MKNLITLFLLAFTLSGFNVQAQSGAVASIGLSLMQTDNPDVSSDGNFNHGFHLSLTTRLGKDFWYLRTGAEVHKIELKANSKVVLFPQDPSAFFLKIPAQIGARILNTSLLKIRLLAGGQLTYLLHVEDNNFDLNYDTMTDFQGGLLFGGGIDLGPFTFDVNYERALTKLYKPRSNKADFIIFSAGFFF; encoded by the coding sequence ATGAAAAATCTAATCACGCTTTTCCTTTTAGCCTTCACACTTTCAGGATTCAATGTTCAGGCCCAAAGTGGAGCTGTTGCCTCAATAGGTCTCAGCCTGATGCAAACCGATAATCCGGATGTGTCCAGTGATGGAAATTTTAATCATGGCTTCCATTTAAGCCTTACTACGCGTTTGGGTAAAGATTTTTGGTATCTCCGTACCGGTGCAGAAGTCCATAAAATTGAACTAAAAGCCAATTCAAAGGTGGTCCTGTTTCCGCAGGATCCAAGTGCATTTTTCTTAAAGATACCTGCACAAATAGGTGCAAGAATTCTCAATACCTCTCTGCTTAAAATTAGGCTCTTAGCTGGGGGACAACTGACTTATTTACTTCATGTGGAAGACAATAATTTCGATTTAAACTATGATACCATGACTGACTTTCAGGGTGGATTGTTGTTTGGAGGGGGAATTGATCTTGGACCTTTTACCTTTGATGTTAATTATGAAAGAGCCCTTACAAAACTGTACAAGCCTCGAAGTAATAAGGCCGATTTTATCATTTTTTCAGCCGGATTTTTCTTTTAA
- the def gene encoding peptide deformylase: MVLPIYLYGNKVLKQKGKDIDPDFPALNKLIEDMWETMYYASGVGIAAPQIGLPIRLFVVDSTPYYEDKPEQKGIKKVFINAEILEEFGQEWAFEEGCLSIPKIHAEVKRPTHVRIKYLDENFVPHEEVFDEINARVIQHEYDHIDGILFVERVAPVRRQLLMRKLAKIQKGQYDAKYPVKA, encoded by the coding sequence ATGGTTTTACCCATTTACCTATACGGAAATAAGGTTCTCAAGCAGAAGGGCAAGGATATTGATCCTGATTTTCCTGCACTGAACAAGCTGATTGAAGATATGTGGGAAACCATGTATTACGCCAGTGGTGTGGGGATTGCAGCACCTCAAATAGGTCTTCCCATAAGATTATTTGTAGTAGACTCGACTCCATATTACGAGGATAAACCAGAGCAAAAGGGCATCAAAAAAGTCTTCATCAATGCAGAAATATTAGAAGAATTCGGACAAGAGTGGGCTTTTGAAGAAGGCTGTCTAAGTATTCCAAAAATCCACGCAGAGGTTAAGCGCCCCACACATGTAAGAATCAAATATCTGGATGAAAATTTTGTTCCCCACGAAGAAGTCTTTGATGAAATCAACGCCAGGGTAATTCAGCATGAATATGACCATATTGACGGCATATTGTTTGTGGAAAGGGTAGCCCCGGTAAGGAGACAATTGCTCATGCGAAAGCTGGCAAAAATCCAAAAAGGGCAATACGATGCCAAATATCCTGTTAAGGCTTAA
- the metF gene encoding methylenetetrahydrofolate reductase [NAD(P)H], whose amino-acid sequence MKVTEYFTQHPENTFVSFEVLPPLKGGSIHSLFEQLDPLMEFNPPFIDVTYHREEFIYNQKPSGYYEKTAIRKRPGTVGICAALMNRYKIEAVPHLICGGFTKEDTENALIDLHFLQIKNVLALRGDARKFDEKFIPEPGGHDNALDLVKQIDGLNHGIYQDSNIENGSPMDFCIGVAGYPEKHFEAPSLKSDMRFTKKKIEAGADYIVTQMFFDNAKFFNYAEQCKKEGIEVPIVPGIKPLTKKYQLNSIPRNFYIDLPYELVRAIQKAKTDEAVIEVGIEWCVEQSRELKKAGVPCIHYYTMGDSDVVRRIVSQIQ is encoded by the coding sequence ATGAAGGTTACAGAATACTTCACACAGCATCCGGAAAATACTTTTGTATCTTTTGAAGTCTTGCCTCCACTCAAAGGTGGAAGTATACATTCATTGTTTGAGCAATTAGATCCATTGATGGAATTCAATCCTCCATTTATTGATGTTACGTATCACCGGGAAGAATTTATATATAATCAAAAACCCAGTGGATATTATGAAAAAACTGCCATCAGGAAGCGACCGGGAACTGTAGGTATTTGTGCGGCTTTAATGAACAGATATAAAATTGAAGCGGTTCCACATTTAATTTGTGGAGGATTTACAAAGGAGGACACAGAAAACGCATTGATTGATTTGCATTTTTTACAAATTAAAAATGTATTGGCACTGAGGGGTGATGCCAGGAAGTTTGATGAAAAATTTATTCCGGAACCTGGGGGACATGACAATGCATTGGATTTGGTTAAGCAAATTGATGGATTGAATCATGGAATTTATCAGGATAGTAATATAGAAAATGGCAGTCCGATGGATTTCTGTATTGGTGTAGCGGGTTATCCGGAAAAACATTTTGAAGCGCCGAGTCTAAAGTCAGATATGCGATTTACCAAAAAGAAAATTGAAGCAGGGGCGGATTACATTGTGACACAGATGTTTTTTGACAACGCCAAATTTTTCAACTATGCAGAACAATGTAAAAAAGAAGGTATAGAGGTTCCTATTGTGCCGGGCATCAAACCGCTTACTAAAAAATATCAGCTCAATTCCATTCCGAGGAATTTTTATATAGATCTTCCTTATGAGTTAGTGCGTGCGATACAAAAAGCAAAAACGGATGAAGCTGTTATAGAAGTTGGTATAGAATGGTGTGTGGAACAATCCCGCGAATTAAAAAAGGCCGGTGTGCCCTGCATTCATTATTACACTATGGGGGACAGCGATGTAGTGAGACGCATCGTAAGCCAAATCCAATAG